One region of Streptomyces davaonensis JCM 4913 genomic DNA includes:
- a CDS encoding TldD/PmbA family protein, whose amino-acid sequence MPHTIDESFTALPLRALADAALARARALGAEHADFRFERVRSASWRLRDAKPAGSSDTTDLGYAVRVVHGGTWGFASGVDLTMDAAAKVASQAVAMAKLSAQVIKAAGSEERVELAAEPVHAEKTWISSYEIDPFTVPDEEKAGLLAEWSTRLLAADGVNHVDASLLTVHENKFYADTAGTVTTQQRVRLHPQLTAVSVDESSGEFDSMRTIAPPVGRGWEYLRGTGWDWESELAQIPELLAEKMRAPSVEAGVYDLVVDPSNLWLTIHESIGHATELDRALGYEAAYAGTSFATFDQLGKLKYGSELMNVTGDRTAEHGLATIGYDDEGVEGQTWDLVKDGTLVGYQLDRRIAKLTGFERSNGCAFADSPGHVPVQRMANVSLQPDPAGMSTEDLIGGVERGIYVVGDRSWSIDMQRYNFQFTGQRFFRIENGRIAGQLRDVAYQATTTDFWGSMAAVGGPGTYVLGGAFNCGKAQPGQVAAVSHGCPSALFRSVNILNTTQEAGR is encoded by the coding sequence GTGCCTCATACCATCGACGAGTCCTTCACGGCACTCCCCCTACGCGCTCTGGCGGACGCCGCGCTGGCACGCGCGCGTGCGCTCGGCGCCGAGCACGCCGACTTCCGGTTCGAGCGGGTGCGCAGCGCGTCCTGGCGGCTCAGGGACGCCAAGCCCGCGGGCTCCTCGGACACCACGGACCTCGGCTACGCGGTGCGTGTCGTGCACGGCGGGACCTGGGGTTTCGCCTCGGGTGTGGATCTGACCATGGACGCGGCGGCCAAGGTGGCCTCGCAAGCCGTGGCGATGGCGAAGCTGTCCGCGCAGGTCATCAAGGCGGCGGGGTCCGAGGAGCGGGTGGAGCTGGCCGCCGAGCCGGTGCACGCCGAGAAGACGTGGATCTCGTCGTACGAGATCGATCCGTTCACCGTGCCCGACGAGGAGAAGGCGGGGCTGCTCGCCGAGTGGAGCACGCGGCTGCTGGCGGCGGACGGGGTGAACCACGTCGACGCCTCGCTGCTCACCGTCCACGAGAACAAGTTCTACGCCGACACCGCCGGGACCGTGACCACTCAGCAGCGGGTTCGGCTGCACCCGCAGCTGACCGCCGTGTCGGTCGACGAGTCCAGCGGTGAGTTCGACTCCATGCGCACCATCGCGCCGCCCGTCGGACGCGGCTGGGAGTACCTCAGGGGCACCGGCTGGGACTGGGAGAGCGAGCTGGCGCAGATCCCGGAGCTGCTCGCCGAGAAGATGCGCGCGCCGAGCGTCGAGGCGGGCGTCTACGACCTGGTCGTGGACCCCTCCAACCTGTGGCTGACCATCCACGAGTCCATCGGACACGCCACCGAGCTGGACCGCGCCCTCGGCTACGAGGCCGCCTACGCGGGGACCTCCTTCGCCACCTTCGACCAGCTCGGCAAGCTCAAGTACGGCTCCGAGCTGATGAACGTCACCGGTGACCGCACCGCCGAGCACGGCCTGGCGACCATCGGCTACGACGACGAGGGCGTCGAGGGCCAGACCTGGGACCTGGTGAAGGACGGCACGCTGGTCGGCTACCAGCTGGACCGGCGGATCGCGAAGCTGACCGGGTTCGAGCGGTCCAACGGCTGCGCGTTCGCCGACTCTCCCGGCCATGTGCCCGTGCAGCGCATGGCGAACGTCTCCCTTCAGCCGGATCCGGCCGGGATGTCGACCGAGGACCTCATCGGGGGCGTCGAGCGCGGCATCTACGTCGTCGGGGACCGGTCCTGGTCCATCGACATGCAGCGCTACAACTTCCAGTTCACCGGCCAGCGGTTCTTCCGGATCGAGAACGGCCGGATCGCCGGTCAGCTGCGGGACGTCGCCTACCAGGCGACCACCACCGACTTCTGGGGCTCCATGGCGGCCGTCGGCGGCCCGGGGACCTACGTCCTGGGCGGCGCCTTCAACTGCGGCAAGGCCCAGCCGGGCCAGGTCGCGGCGGTCTCGCACGGCTGCCCGTCGGCCCTGTTCCGGAGCGTCAACATCCTCAACACCACGCAGGAGGCCGGTCGATGA
- the fabG gene encoding 3-oxoacyl-[acyl-carrier-protein] reductase — translation MSRSVLVTGGNRGIGLAIARAFADAGDKVAITYRSGEPPAGFLAVKCDITDPEQVEQAYKEIEAEHGPVEILVANAGVTKDQLLMRMSEEDFTSVIDTNLTGTFRVVKRANRGMLRAKKGRVVLISSVVGLLGSPGQANYAASKAALVGFARSLARELGSRNITFNVVAPGFVDTDMTKALTDEQRAGILAGVPLGRYAQPEEIAATVRFLASDDASYITGAVIPVDGGLGMGH, via the coding sequence TTGAGCCGCTCGGTTCTCGTCACCGGAGGCAACCGGGGCATCGGCCTCGCCATCGCCCGCGCATTCGCCGACGCCGGCGACAAGGTCGCCATCACATACCGCTCGGGTGAGCCGCCGGCCGGCTTCCTCGCCGTCAAGTGCGACATCACCGACCCCGAGCAGGTGGAGCAGGCCTACAAGGAGATCGAGGCCGAGCACGGCCCCGTCGAGATCCTCGTCGCCAACGCCGGCGTCACCAAGGATCAGCTCCTGATGCGCATGTCCGAGGAGGACTTCACCTCGGTCATCGACACCAACCTCACGGGCACCTTCCGCGTCGTCAAGCGCGCCAACCGCGGCATGCTGCGCGCCAAGAAGGGCCGCGTCGTCCTGATCTCGTCCGTGGTCGGCCTGCTCGGCTCCCCGGGGCAGGCGAACTACGCCGCTTCCAAGGCCGCCCTTGTCGGCTTCGCGCGCTCCCTCGCCCGAGAGCTGGGCTCGCGCAACATCACCTTCAACGTCGTCGCGCCCGGCTTTGTCGACACCGACATGACCAAGGCGCTCACCGACGAGCAGCGCGCCGGCATCCTCGCCGGGGTACCGCTCGGACGCTACGCCCAGCCGGAAGAGATCGCCGCGACGGTGCGGTTCCTCGCCTCCGACGACGCCTCGTACATCACTGGAGCCGTCATCCCTGTTGACGGCGGACTGGGAATGGGTCACTGA
- the fabI gene encoding enoyl-ACP reductase FabI, which produces MSGILEGKRILITGVLTEASIAFHTAKLAQEQGAEIILTAFPRPTLTERIAKKLPKPTKVIELDVTNDEHLGRLADVVGEELGGLDGVVHSIGFAPQDALGGNFLNTPFESVATAMHVSAYSLKSLTMACLPLMQNGGAVVGLTFDAQFAWPQYDWMGPAKAALEATNRYMARDLGKQNIRCNLVSAGPLGSMAAKSIPGFAELASVWDSRSPLEWDLKDPEPAGRGVVALLSDWFPKTTGEIVHVDGGLHAIGA; this is translated from the coding sequence ATGAGCGGAATTCTCGAGGGCAAGCGCATCCTGATCACGGGTGTGCTGACGGAGGCATCGATCGCCTTCCACACCGCCAAGCTGGCCCAGGAGCAGGGCGCCGAGATCATCCTGACCGCCTTCCCGCGGCCCACGCTGACCGAGCGCATCGCCAAGAAGCTGCCCAAGCCCACCAAGGTCATCGAGCTCGACGTCACCAACGACGAGCACCTGGGCCGGCTCGCCGACGTCGTGGGCGAGGAGCTGGGCGGCCTCGACGGCGTCGTCCACTCCATCGGCTTCGCCCCGCAGGACGCGCTCGGCGGCAACTTCCTGAACACCCCGTTCGAGTCGGTCGCCACCGCCATGCACGTCTCGGCGTACTCCCTGAAGTCGCTGACCATGGCCTGCCTGCCGCTGATGCAGAACGGCGGCGCGGTCGTCGGCCTCACCTTCGACGCCCAGTTCGCCTGGCCGCAGTACGACTGGATGGGCCCGGCCAAGGCGGCCCTGGAGGCCACCAACCGCTACATGGCCCGCGACCTGGGCAAGCAGAACATCCGCTGCAACCTCGTCTCCGCGGGCCCGCTCGGCTCGATGGCCGCCAAGTCCATCCCGGGCTTCGCCGAGCTGGCCTCCGTGTGGGACAGCCGCTCCCCGCTGGAGTGGGACCTGAAGGACCCGGAGCCGGCCGGCCGCGGTGTCGTCGCCCTGCTGAGCGACTGGTTCCCGAAGACCACCGGCGAGATCGTCCACGTCGACGGCGGTCTGCACGCCATCGGCGCCTGA
- a CDS encoding FadR/GntR family transcriptional regulator produces the protein MPLSHPRRSALSEQVIAALRNQITSGEWPVGARIPTEPELVEQLGVARNTVREAVRALAHNGLLDIRQGSGTYVVATSELAGVMHRRFADAHPRHIAELRSTLESGAAKLAAERRTEKDLKQLDALLARREEAWASGDAEAFVAADATFHLAVVAASHNDAMTAMYADLGEVLRDWLREDVGAELTPETYMDHTRLLDAIRAGDAATAAEEAAGYPFQCRPGKFSPSGG, from the coding sequence ATGCCCCTGAGCCATCCACGCCGTTCGGCACTGTCCGAGCAGGTCATCGCGGCGCTGCGGAACCAGATCACCTCGGGCGAGTGGCCGGTCGGCGCCCGCATCCCGACCGAGCCGGAGCTGGTCGAGCAGCTGGGTGTCGCCCGCAACACGGTCCGGGAGGCCGTCCGGGCCCTCGCCCACAACGGCCTGCTGGACATCCGCCAGGGCTCGGGCACCTATGTCGTGGCCACCAGTGAGCTGGCCGGGGTGATGCACCGCCGTTTCGCCGACGCCCACCCCCGGCACATCGCGGAGCTGCGGTCCACGCTGGAGTCGGGCGCCGCGAAGCTGGCCGCCGAGCGGCGCACCGAGAAGGACCTCAAGCAGCTCGACGCGCTCCTGGCGCGGCGGGAGGAGGCCTGGGCCTCGGGCGACGCGGAGGCGTTCGTGGCGGCCGACGCCACCTTCCATCTGGCGGTGGTGGCGGCGTCCCACAACGACGCGATGACGGCGATGTACGCGGACCTGGGCGAGGTGCTGCGGGACTGGCTGCGCGAGGACGTCGGCGCGGAGCTGACGCCGGAGACGTACATGGACCACACGCGGCTGCTGGACGCCATCCGCGCGGGCGACGCGGCCACGGCCGCCGAGGAGGCGGCCGGTTATCCGTTCCAGTGCCGCCCGGGAAAGTTCAGCCCTTCTGGTGGCTGA
- a CDS encoding CynX/NimT family MFS transporter, whose translation MMGAMVSEETRTASSTTMRGPAAATDASPASGTRAWTTRLIVLGIVLAALNLRPAITSLGALLEEVRDGLGMSGSVAGVLTSVPPLCFAVFGVMAPRLARRFGPGAVVCAGMVAITAGLLIRPYAGSTPAFLVASALALMGIAVSNVLMPVIVKRWFPDRVGTMTGLYSMALALGTSTAAAVTVPLTDALGGNWQSGLAVWAALAAAAVLPWIPFVRDRRAPSAEAPARERVPALRITRSRTAWALAVFFGLQATAAYITMGWMAQIFRDAGVPASTAGLLLAVTMVMGVPLAFVIPRVATRLPHQGPIALVLGVCGLAGYAGLYFAPAAGAWAWAVLLGISNCAFPLALTMVGMRARTGAGVAQLSAFAQSTGYLISIPGPLLVGVLYQHSGGWGLPIALMTALMIPQMAMGVLAGRNRTVEEEAAR comes from the coding sequence ATGATGGGCGCCATGGTGAGCGAGGAAACCCGGACAGCGAGTTCCACGACGATGCGCGGCCCGGCCGCGGCGACCGACGCGTCCCCGGCGTCCGGCACGCGCGCGTGGACGACGCGACTGATCGTCCTCGGCATCGTGCTGGCCGCGCTCAACCTCCGCCCCGCCATCACCAGCCTCGGCGCCCTCCTGGAGGAGGTCCGCGACGGCCTGGGCATGAGCGGCAGCGTCGCCGGGGTGCTCACCTCTGTGCCTCCGCTCTGCTTCGCCGTCTTCGGCGTCATGGCACCCCGGCTGGCCCGCCGCTTCGGACCGGGCGCCGTCGTCTGCGCCGGCATGGTCGCCATCACGGCCGGACTGCTGATCCGCCCCTACGCCGGCAGCACGCCCGCCTTCCTGGTCGCCAGCGCCCTTGCCCTGATGGGCATCGCGGTCAGCAACGTCCTGATGCCGGTCATCGTCAAGCGCTGGTTCCCCGACCGTGTCGGCACCATGACCGGCCTGTACTCGATGGCCCTCGCCCTCGGCACCTCGACCGCGGCGGCCGTCACCGTGCCGCTGACGGACGCCCTCGGCGGGAACTGGCAGTCCGGGCTCGCGGTCTGGGCGGCCCTGGCCGCGGCGGCCGTACTGCCGTGGATCCCGTTCGTACGGGACCGGCGGGCGCCGTCCGCCGAGGCGCCCGCGCGGGAGCGGGTGCCCGCGCTGCGGATCACCCGGAGCCGTACCGCGTGGGCGCTCGCCGTGTTCTTCGGGCTCCAGGCCACCGCCGCCTACATCACGATGGGCTGGATGGCGCAGATCTTCCGGGACGCGGGTGTGCCCGCGAGCACCGCCGGGCTGCTGCTGGCGGTCACCATGGTGATGGGCGTGCCGCTCGCCTTCGTCATCCCGCGCGTGGCCACCCGGCTGCCCCACCAGGGCCCGATCGCCCTCGTCCTCGGCGTCTGCGGCCTCGCCGGATACGCCGGCCTCTACTTCGCGCCCGCCGCCGGAGCCTGGGCCTGGGCCGTGCTGCTCGGCATCTCCAACTGCGCCTTCCCGCTGGCGCTGACCATGGTCGGGATGCGGGCCAGGACCGGCGCGGGCGTCGCCCAGCTGTCCGCCTTCGCGCAGAGCACCGGGTATCTGATCTCCATCCCGGGCCCGCTCCTGGTCGGTGTGCTCTACCAGCACAGCGGCGGCTGGGGGCTGCCGATCGCGCTCATGACCGCGCTGATGATCCCGCAGATGGCGATGGGCGTCCTGGCAGGCCGCAACCGCACGGTCGAGGAGGAGGCGGCCCGCTAG
- a CDS encoding SGM_5486 family transporter-associated protein — MPVLDPNPPNGQKKMLLVFGAFFAIFVIIAVIATIASP, encoded by the coding sequence ATGCCAGTGCTCGACCCGAACCCGCCGAACGGCCAGAAGAAGATGCTGCTCGTCTTCGGCGCGTTCTTCGCCATCTTCGTGATCATCGCCGTCATCGCGACGATCGCCTCGCCCTGA
- a CDS encoding SixA phosphatase family protein produces MSVAEPRRIVLFRHAKADWPQVSDHERPLADRGRMDAAVAGRKLADTGIAFDLALCSTATRTRETWKLAVHEFQHRPKTVYEERIYEASPGELIAVLNETPDDVRDVVLIGHNPGVHGLTDILSGEAEGDAQTRLNRRGFPAAAFALLTHSGSWKSLEPGVATLVDYWAPSE; encoded by the coding sequence ATGAGCGTCGCAGAACCCCGCAGGATTGTCCTCTTCCGGCATGCGAAAGCCGACTGGCCACAGGTGTCCGACCATGAGCGGCCGCTCGCCGACCGGGGCCGCATGGACGCCGCTGTCGCCGGACGCAAGCTCGCCGACACCGGTATCGCCTTCGATCTGGCCCTGTGCTCCACCGCGACCCGGACCCGGGAGACCTGGAAGCTCGCCGTCCACGAGTTCCAGCACCGGCCGAAAACCGTCTACGAGGAGCGGATCTACGAGGCCTCGCCCGGCGAGCTGATCGCCGTGCTCAACGAGACCCCGGACGACGTCCGGGACGTCGTACTGATCGGCCACAACCCCGGCGTCCACGGCCTCACCGACATCCTCTCCGGCGAGGCCGAGGGCGATGCCCAGACACGCCTCAACCGCCGAGGCTTCCCGGCCGCCGCCTTCGCGCTCCTGACCCACTCGGGCTCCTGGAAGTCCCTGGAACCCGGTGTGGCCACGCTGGTCGACTACTGGGCGCCCTCGGAGTGA
- the serB gene encoding phosphoserine phosphatase SerB: protein MSASQTSDVPTLLVKIFGKDRPGITAGLFDTLAAYSVDVVDIEQVVTRGRIVLCALVSEPPRGMEGDLRATVHSWAESMKMQAEIISGLGDNRPRGLGRSLVTVLGHPLTAEATAAIAAKITHAGGNIDRIFRLAKYPVTAVEFAVSGVETEPLRTALVTDAAKLGVDVAVVAAGLHRRAQRLVVMDVDSTLIQDEVIELFAAHAGCEDKVAEVTAAAMRGELDFEQSLHARVALLEGLDASVVDKVRSEVRLTPGARTLIRTLKRLGYQVGVVSGGFTQVTDDLKERLGLDFAQANTLEIVDGRLTGRVTGEIVDRAGKARLLRRFAAEAGVPLAQTVAIGDGANDLDMLNAAGLGVAFNAKPVVREAAHTAVNVPFLDTVLYLLGVTREEVEAADMHED from the coding sequence ATGAGCGCTTCGCAGACCTCCGACGTCCCCACACTTCTCGTCAAGATCTTCGGGAAGGACAGGCCGGGCATCACGGCCGGACTCTTCGACACCCTCGCCGCCTACTCCGTCGACGTGGTCGACATCGAGCAGGTCGTCACCCGTGGCCGGATCGTGTTGTGCGCGCTCGTCAGCGAGCCGCCGCGCGGCATGGAAGGGGATCTGCGGGCCACCGTCCACAGTTGGGCGGAGTCCATGAAGATGCAGGCCGAGATCATCTCCGGCCTGGGCGACAACCGGCCGCGCGGGCTGGGCCGTTCCCTGGTCACCGTGCTCGGCCATCCGCTCACCGCGGAGGCCACGGCCGCCATCGCCGCGAAGATCACGCACGCGGGCGGCAACATCGACCGTATCTTCCGACTCGCCAAGTACCCCGTGACGGCGGTCGAGTTCGCGGTGTCCGGCGTGGAGACCGAGCCGCTGCGCACGGCGCTGGTGACCGACGCGGCGAAGCTGGGCGTGGATGTCGCGGTCGTCGCGGCCGGTCTGCACCGGCGGGCCCAGCGCCTGGTCGTGATGGACGTGGACTCCACGCTCATCCAGGACGAGGTGATCGAGCTGTTCGCCGCGCACGCCGGGTGCGAGGACAAGGTCGCCGAGGTGACGGCGGCGGCGATGCGCGGGGAGCTGGACTTCGAGCAGTCGCTGCACGCGCGCGTGGCCCTGCTGGAGGGCCTGGACGCCTCGGTCGTGGACAAGGTGCGCAGCGAGGTACGGCTGACGCCGGGCGCGCGCACGCTGATCCGTACGCTGAAGCGGCTCGGTTACCAAGTCGGCGTCGTCTCGGGCGGGTTCACTCAGGTCACGGACGATCTGAAGGAACGTCTCGGGCTGGACTTCGCCCAGGCCAACACGCTGGAGATCGTCGACGGCAGGCTGACCGGCAGAGTCACCGGCGAGATCGTGGACCGGGCGGGCAAGGCACGGCTGCTGCGCCGGTTCGCCGCCGAGGCGGGCGTACCGCTGGCGCAGACGGTGGCGATCGGTGACGGTGCCAACGATCTGGACATGCTGAACGCGGCCGGTCTCGGGGTCGCCTTCAACGCCAAGCCGGTGGTCCGGGAGGCCGCGCACACCGCGGTGAACGTGCCCTTCCTGGACACGGTGCTGTATCTGCTGGGCGTCACCCGCGAAGAGGTCGAGGCCGCGGACATGCACGAGGACTGA